One segment of Anastrepha obliqua isolate idAnaObli1 chromosome 3, idAnaObli1_1.0, whole genome shotgun sequence DNA contains the following:
- the LOC129242026 gene encoding uncharacterized protein LOC129242026, giving the protein MGQKRVNKGPSRYKLYQRSLAILGRIHKNETEGKAHPKDEADRARCQKVVDEYLAFQTARKTEAKKRNRSQDENKRATKKHKISDQGAVVPKLTKQFSEVARDHLQMALVDETSNRGKPVLEKWSEIEARLSRIIVDHVMANPEGQSPGFDSVEVVRGCRVIKCDDQYSLHFLTKAIGEIQNSWDGLRLKLIPASEIPRRPRARIWIPNMEFEANQLIPYLQAHNRAVPMADWSIIKAEAPQKHSVSFLLQITEESLEPLQKVENKLRFGIRKAQLKIFRSANPEEEQDEVDGTSELLTGMQLNDAEPAEANQ; this is encoded by the coding sequence ATGGGGCAAAAGCGCGTCAACAAAGGCCCATCAAGGTACAAGctctaccagaggtctctcgctatCCTTGGCAGGATTCATAAGAACGAGACCGAAGGTAAAGCTCATCCCAAAGATGAGGCTGACAGGGCAAGGTGTCAAAAGGTGGTGGACGAATATCTGGCATTCCAAACCGCCCGAAAGACAGAGGCCAAAAAACGCAACCGTTCTCAAGACGAAAATAAAAGGGCAACAAAGAAGCACAAGATCTCAGATCAGGGTGCGGTTGTCCCCAAACTCACGAAACAATTCAGTGAGGTGGCAAGGGACCATCTTCAAATGGCACTGGTGGACGAAACTTCCAACCGCGGCAAACCTGTGCTGGAAAAATGGTCGGAGATTGAGGCTCGGTTGTCTCGCATAATCGTCGACCATGTCATGGCGAACCCGGAGGGTCAATCGCCAGGTTTCGACTCGGTGGAAGTGGTTCGCGGTTGCCGGGTAATCAAATGCGATGACCAGTACTCATTGCATTTCCTGACAAAAGCGATTGGTGAAATCCAGAACAGCTGGGATGGCTTGAGGCTCAAGCTCATTCCAGCTAGCGAGATACCACGaaggccgagggctcgcatctggatACCAAACATGGAGTTTGAAGCCAATCAGTTAATTCCCTATCTCCAGGCTCACAACCGCGCAGTGCCGATGGCCGATTGgtcgatcatcaaagcggaggctccgcaaaagcACAGCGTGTCGTTCCTCCTTCAAATTACAGAAGAGAGCCTTGAACCactgcaaaaagtggaaaataaacttCGGTTTGGCATACGGAAGGCccagctgaagatattccgttcAGCGAATCCGGAGGAGGAGCAGGATGAGGTTGACGGCACCAGCGAACTGCTGACTGGCATGCAGTTAAATGACGCCGAACCTGCGGaagcaaaccaataa